One Bacteroidales bacterium genomic window carries:
- a CDS encoding outer membrane protein assembly factor BamE, whose protein sequence is MKKNIIYIMLFIAIISCCNDKVGRRNYENLQRVKIGMSKDSVLIVMGEPYCISQGNKFLTFPKEYIVFSYSNVYLSADDFHIVFDTTGNVNAIVSCH, encoded by the coding sequence ATGAAAAAAAACATCATTTACATCATGTTATTTATTGCTATCATTTCATGTTGCAATGATAAAGTAGGTAGGCGAAACTATGAAAATCTTCAAAGAGTTAAAATAGGAATGTCAAAAGACAGCGTTTTGATTGTAATGGGAGAGCCATATTGTATTTCTCAAGGAAATAAATTTTTAACTTTTCCAAAAGAGTATATAGTGTTTTCGTATTCAAATGTTTATTTATCTGCCGATGATTTTCATATTGTGTTTGATACAACAGGAAATGTTAATGCAATTGTTTCGTGCCATTAA